In one Sandaracinaceae bacterium genomic region, the following are encoded:
- a CDS encoding Uma2 family endonuclease has protein sequence MGAPAEKRATYQDVQEAPAHMVAQLVDGELNLQPRPRALHARSASVLGGLLEPPLGWGDGGGPGGWVILDEPEIHFGDDVLVPDLAGWRRERMPELPDVVYFELAPDWVCEVLSPSTAGFDRVKKLPVYAAHGVSHAWLVDPAEQTLEVLELSDGRWTMVGAFQGDVPVCAGPFPTVTLPLGRLWTR, from the coding sequence ATGGGTGCTCCCGCCGAGAAGCGCGCCACGTACCAGGATGTGCAAGAGGCGCCCGCGCACATGGTGGCGCAGCTGGTGGATGGCGAGCTGAACCTGCAGCCCCGCCCGCGGGCGCTGCATGCCCGCAGCGCGTCGGTGCTCGGCGGGTTGCTGGAGCCTCCGCTCGGCTGGGGGGACGGCGGGGGCCCCGGAGGCTGGGTCATCCTGGACGAGCCCGAGATCCACTTCGGCGACGACGTGCTGGTGCCAGACCTCGCGGGGTGGCGCCGGGAGCGCATGCCCGAGCTGCCCGACGTGGTGTACTTCGAGCTCGCGCCCGACTGGGTGTGCGAGGTGCTGTCGCCCAGCACGGCGGGCTTCGACCGCGTGAAGAAGCTCCCGGTGTACGCAGCGCATGGGGTCTCGCACGCATGGCTGGTGGACCCGGCCGAGCAGACCCTCGAGGTGCTGGAGCTGAGCGATGGGCGCTGGACCATGGTGGGCGCCTTCCAGGGAGACGTGCCAGTGTGCGCAGGGCCGTTCCCGACGGTGACGCTCCCCCTCGGGCGCCTCTGGACGCGCTGA
- a CDS encoding glycosyltransferase family 39 protein translates to MTDTTTESPSPAPSTPATQRAPLPRERQLGWSAFALGVTAMFLLMSNSDHAPGGVLLGMFATLVAALGLLAGLGCFARTDGAAPFTASPLGHAAGEPWFRRPSIMLPVSLGVVVACALVFGVETFRVDDVFGIPLDVAYLTVAIVLALLLLVPAAITRPGLGVFVVVGLVYLPTLGMPALWDPWETHYGEVAREILARDDWISTWWAHEKWFMSKPILIFWMEALAMGALGVDYLPDANPLHPEWAVRLPIMLLSIAALMVVYGTVKRLFNARAGAFAALAMATAPHFFFLAHQAITDMSMVGNMTIAVCLLGLALAESPDREVTRYRVGPLELSFQHVIMGLLLVTVLPQALYLVTRNVTWFSRGFAWHKDEFFYGSAGNDGIPGNPDIADQTAVFNELWFQPGVQGLLWLAGLAGVVYLLLRERRAQALAMYGFYYFCGLAFMGKGIPGFALPGLVALLYLVSSTRWDVLLSGQLRVLPGTLTLAVTGLPWYVAMYMRHGPAFTQQLLIHDHINRLARGVHMDETSPGSFGYYVLQLGFATFPYIGLLPFAVVAFMWLRRRQHTAVSASDGRAYHQRQFLMLLALWFFAAFVLFSAMATRFHHYIFPAVVPAMILVGLMLDAMCGEDLRPVRVRFATVVLAGLAPLSFVVGFANMMGNVRGILPRGEEGTDWVLAAAQRNQGIGLLLMAVGLCAAGGALYLLRTGATESQTGRAKNRLALPLTVACLGGACLVAFVARDMSWVTQQRPHGYERLIHLYVYNYNRPWPTQFDYRPILTAFGIVGSVLLGLAAVPALRAWGARLLVGFSVVFAAWTVNVYFSDLSDHWGLKPLMTQYYELREGPEEPLLAFQMNWKAENFYTGNRVYTFVDLDTAPLARWIEQNRGKRVFVLVERTRLRTFTGMVGRPEVIEHTSTRLCSKFVLAEMTL, encoded by the coding sequence GTGACAGACACGACTACCGAAAGCCCCTCCCCCGCTCCGTCCACCCCGGCGACGCAGCGCGCCCCGCTCCCCCGCGAGCGCCAGCTGGGCTGGTCGGCCTTTGCGCTGGGCGTCACGGCGATGTTCCTGCTCATGTCCAACAGCGACCACGCCCCGGGCGGAGTGCTGCTGGGCATGTTCGCCACGCTCGTGGCCGCGCTCGGACTGCTCGCGGGGCTCGGCTGCTTCGCCCGCACGGACGGCGCGGCGCCGTTCACGGCGTCCCCGCTCGGGCATGCGGCGGGCGAACCGTGGTTCCGTCGGCCGAGCATCATGCTGCCCGTCAGCCTCGGCGTGGTCGTCGCGTGCGCGCTCGTGTTCGGCGTCGAGACCTTCCGCGTCGACGACGTCTTCGGGATCCCCCTGGACGTGGCGTACCTGACCGTCGCCATCGTGCTCGCGCTCCTGCTGCTGGTCCCGGCGGCCATCACCCGCCCCGGGCTCGGCGTGTTCGTCGTGGTGGGGCTGGTCTACCTCCCCACGCTGGGTATGCCCGCGCTGTGGGACCCGTGGGAGACCCACTACGGCGAGGTGGCGCGCGAGATCCTGGCGCGCGACGACTGGATCAGCACGTGGTGGGCCCACGAGAAGTGGTTCATGTCCAAGCCCATCCTCATCTTCTGGATGGAGGCGCTCGCCATGGGCGCGCTGGGCGTGGACTACCTGCCCGACGCGAACCCGCTGCACCCCGAGTGGGCGGTGCGCCTGCCCATCATGCTGCTGTCCATCGCGGCGCTGATGGTGGTCTACGGCACGGTGAAGCGCCTGTTCAATGCCCGCGCCGGCGCGTTCGCCGCCCTGGCCATGGCGACCGCGCCACACTTCTTCTTCCTCGCGCACCAGGCCATCACGGACATGTCCATGGTGGGCAACATGACCATCGCGGTGTGCCTGTTGGGCCTCGCGCTGGCCGAGTCCCCCGACCGCGAGGTCACGCGCTACCGGGTGGGCCCGCTCGAGCTCTCGTTCCAGCACGTCATCATGGGGCTCTTGCTGGTGACGGTCCTGCCGCAGGCGCTCTACCTCGTCACGCGCAACGTGACGTGGTTCTCACGCGGCTTCGCCTGGCACAAGGACGAGTTCTTCTACGGCTCGGCGGGCAACGACGGCATCCCCGGCAACCCGGACATCGCGGACCAGACGGCCGTGTTCAACGAGCTGTGGTTTCAGCCGGGCGTGCAGGGCCTGCTGTGGCTCGCGGGCCTCGCCGGGGTGGTCTACCTGCTGCTCCGCGAGCGCCGCGCACAGGCGCTGGCCATGTACGGCTTCTACTACTTCTGTGGCCTGGCCTTCATGGGCAAGGGCATCCCGGGCTTCGCGCTACCGGGGCTCGTCGCGCTGCTGTACCTCGTCTCGTCGACGCGCTGGGACGTGCTGCTGAGCGGCCAGCTCAGGGTCCTCCCCGGGACGCTGACGCTCGCCGTGACGGGCCTGCCTTGGTACGTGGCGATGTACATGCGGCACGGGCCTGCGTTCACGCAGCAGCTGCTCATCCACGACCACATCAACCGCCTCGCGCGCGGCGTGCACATGGACGAGACGTCGCCGGGCAGCTTCGGCTACTACGTGCTGCAGCTGGGCTTCGCGACGTTCCCGTACATCGGCCTCCTGCCGTTCGCTGTGGTGGCGTTCATGTGGCTGCGGCGCCGCCAGCACACGGCCGTGTCCGCCAGCGACGGGCGCGCGTACCACCAGCGGCAGTTCCTGATGCTGCTCGCGCTGTGGTTCTTCGCGGCGTTCGTGCTGTTCAGCGCGATGGCCACGCGCTTCCACCACTACATCTTCCCGGCCGTGGTGCCCGCCATGATCCTGGTGGGGCTCATGCTGGACGCGATGTGCGGCGAAGACCTGCGCCCGGTGCGCGTGCGCTTCGCCACAGTCGTGCTCGCCGGGCTCGCGCCGCTGAGCTTCGTGGTGGGCTTCGCCAACATGATGGGCAACGTGCGGGGCATCCTCCCGCGCGGCGAAGAGGGCACGGACTGGGTGCTGGCCGCCGCACAGCGCAACCAGGGCATCGGGCTGCTGCTGATGGCGGTCGGCCTGTGCGCCGCGGGAGGGGCCCTCTACCTGCTGCGCACCGGCGCAACCGAGTCGCAGACGGGGCGCGCCAAGAACCGCCTCGCCCTGCCGCTGACCGTTGCGTGCCTCGGCGGCGCGTGCCTGGTGGCCTTCGTGGCGCGCGACATGAGCTGGGTCACGCAGCAGCGGCCGCACGGCTACGAGCGGTTGATCCACCTCTACGTCTACAACTACAACCGCCCGTGGCCGACGCAGTTCGACTACCGGCCCATCCTCACTGCGTTCGGCATCGTGGGCAGCGTGCTCTTGGGGCTCGCGGCGGTGCCCGCGCTGCGTGCCTGGGGGGCCCGGCTGCTGGTGGGCTTCTCGGTGGTGTTCGCGGCCTGGACGGTCAACGTCTACTTCTCGGACCTGAGCGACCACTGGGGCCTCAAGCCGCTGATGACGCAGTACTACGAGCTGCGCGAGGGTCCCGAG
- a CDS encoding MFS transporter encodes MAGLTPYQRKLLAFLSVATFFEGYDFFAITQLLPHLRAEFEMDKTATGVLLGATNIGAILAFFLVRAADRFGRRRLLGITIAGYTLFTITSGLAVSAWDFGLSQLLAKVFLLAEWALAMVVAAEEFPAEKRGTVIGIIQAFNSLGAIICAGVVPMLVTLHFGWRSVYFVGILPLLALAYLRRGMQETTRFAAVRAESGGEEPGLFHIWRTPYRGAVLRMAAIWFFAYIAAQCGISFWKDYAMAEIHLEEQQAGNAIAQAAVVAMPLNFAAGYLIDRIGRRWGAALVFGTGSVSIYFAYTLTSLPALTVALIFAVFSVSSYLPILNAYSTELFPTELRASAFAWCNNILGRVSYVLAPAMVGYLADQAGAYGPVVVWTAVFPLVTTGLVFALLPETKGLDLEATSALH; translated from the coding sequence GTGGCCGGCCTCACCCCCTATCAGCGCAAGCTCCTCGCGTTCCTGAGCGTGGCGACGTTCTTCGAGGGCTACGACTTCTTCGCGATCACCCAGCTGCTGCCCCACCTGCGGGCGGAGTTCGAGATGGACAAGACCGCGACCGGGGTGCTCTTGGGCGCCACCAACATCGGCGCCATCCTCGCGTTCTTCCTGGTGCGGGCGGCGGACCGCTTCGGCCGTCGGCGCCTGCTGGGCATCACCATCGCGGGCTACACGCTCTTCACCATCACCAGCGGCCTGGCCGTCAGCGCGTGGGACTTCGGGCTGAGTCAGCTGTTGGCCAAGGTGTTCCTGCTGGCCGAGTGGGCGCTGGCCATGGTGGTGGCCGCGGAGGAGTTCCCAGCGGAGAAGCGCGGCACGGTGATCGGGATCATCCAGGCCTTCAACTCGCTGGGCGCCATCATCTGTGCGGGCGTGGTGCCCATGCTCGTCACCCTGCACTTCGGGTGGCGGTCGGTCTACTTCGTAGGAATCCTCCCGCTCTTGGCCCTCGCCTACCTGCGCCGGGGGATGCAGGAGACCACCCGCTTCGCCGCCGTGCGCGCCGAGAGCGGCGGCGAGGAGCCGGGCCTGTTCCACATCTGGCGCACCCCCTACCGAGGGGCCGTGCTGCGGATGGCGGCCATCTGGTTCTTTGCGTACATCGCCGCACAGTGCGGCATCAGCTTCTGGAAGGACTACGCCATGGCGGAGATCCACCTGGAGGAGCAGCAGGCGGGCAACGCCATCGCCCAGGCCGCGGTGGTGGCCATGCCGCTCAACTTCGCGGCGGGCTACCTGATCGACCGCATCGGCCGCCGCTGGGGCGCGGCGCTGGTGTTCGGCACGGGGTCGGTGTCCATCTACTTCGCCTACACGCTCACCAGCCTGCCAGCGCTGACCGTGGCGCTCATCTTCGCGGTGTTCAGCGTGAGCTCCTACCTGCCCATCCTGAACGCCTACAGCACGGAGCTCTTCCCCACCGAGCTGCGCGCCTCGGCCTTCGCCTGGTGCAACAACATCCTCGGGCGCGTGAGCTACGTGCTGGCCCCGGCCATGGTGGGCTACCTGGCGGACCAGGCGGGCGCGTACGGGCCCGTCGTGGTGTGGACGGCGGTCTTCCCGCTGGTGACCACGGGGCTGGTGTTCGCGCTGCTGCCGGAGACCAAGGGGCTCGACCTGGAGGCGACGTCGGCGCTGCACTGA
- a CDS encoding efflux RND transporter periplasmic adaptor subunit, translating to MSAPRARSLRSRLLASIVVVAFGAALAAWWTVGREVRVETARVTRGTLVRTVVTSGQVEAPRRTTLGPEVSGRVVSVSVDEGQHVDEGEVLLQLDDANARAAVEEARAAVAEAQVRLARLRNTGVRVALAAEARAQAEADQAQLRYARTDDLVSRGVLPSEQLDDARRARDTSAAQLRQAEAEAESASAGGVDVRLTVAALRRTQAALRSAERRLEQTALRAPAAGRVLQRNVEPGEVVQAGQALLEFVADGAPRLEVHPDESHLAFIRVGQSALASVEARPDLTFPASVLRIAPAVDATRGTVKVELAIAEPVPDFLLPGMTASVEIELARLPDVVICPAEAIEEPGGAAPSVWVVSDGRAVRRPVAVGLRAGELYEVTRGLERGDRVVLAATGVSLAALEEGARVDPSERPTPATSEVR from the coding sequence ATGTCTGCCCCCCGCGCGCGCTCGCTCCGATCCCGGCTGCTGGCCTCCATCGTGGTGGTCGCGTTCGGCGCCGCCCTGGCGGCTTGGTGGACGGTGGGGCGCGAGGTGCGCGTGGAGACCGCGCGGGTGACGCGGGGCACCCTGGTCCGCACGGTCGTCACGTCTGGGCAAGTGGAGGCGCCACGGCGCACGACGCTGGGGCCGGAGGTGAGCGGCCGCGTCGTGAGCGTCAGCGTGGACGAGGGGCAACACGTGGACGAAGGCGAGGTGCTGCTCCAGCTGGACGACGCGAACGCGCGCGCCGCCGTGGAAGAGGCGCGCGCGGCCGTGGCCGAGGCTCAGGTGCGCCTGGCGCGGCTGCGCAACACGGGCGTGCGGGTGGCCCTCGCCGCAGAGGCCCGCGCCCAAGCTGAGGCCGACCAGGCCCAGCTGCGCTACGCGCGCACGGACGATCTGGTCAGCCGTGGTGTGCTCCCGTCGGAGCAGCTGGACGACGCGCGTCGCGCGCGGGACACCTCGGCGGCGCAGCTGCGTCAGGCCGAGGCGGAGGCCGAGAGCGCGAGCGCGGGAGGCGTTGACGTGCGGCTCACCGTCGCAGCGCTGCGCCGCACCCAAGCCGCGCTGCGCAGCGCCGAGCGGCGCCTCGAACAGACCGCCCTGCGCGCCCCCGCGGCGGGCCGCGTGCTGCAGCGCAACGTGGAGCCCGGCGAGGTGGTGCAGGCGGGGCAGGCGCTGCTCGAGTTCGTGGCAGACGGCGCCCCGCGCCTCGAGGTGCACCCGGACGAGAGCCACCTCGCGTTCATCCGGGTGGGGCAGTCGGCCCTGGCGTCGGTGGAGGCGCGCCCGGACCTCACGTTTCCGGCGAGCGTGCTGCGCATCGCCCCGGCCGTCGACGCGACGCGCGGTACGGTCAAGGTCGAGCTCGCCATCGCGGAACCGGTCCCGGACTTCCTGCTCCCGGGGATGACGGCGTCCGTGGAGATCGAGCTGGCGCGGCTGCCCGACGTGGTGATCTGCCCGGCGGAGGCCATCGAGGAGCCAGGCGGCGCCGCTCCGTCCGTGTGGGTGGTCTCGGACGGTCGCGCCGTCCGCAGGCCCGTGGCGGTGGGGCTGCGGGCGGGCGAGCTGTACGAGGTCACGCGCGGGCTCGAGCGGGGCGACCGCGTGGTCCTCGCGGCCACGGGCGTGTCGCTGGCCGCGCTCGAGGAGGGCGCGCGCGTCGACCCGAGCGAGCGTCCGACCCCCGCCACGTCGGAGGTTCGCTGA
- a CDS encoding ABC transporter ATP-binding protein, giving the protein MADAHSDGGAPVLRCEGLVKEFQPGVRVLHGIDLCIDEGEFVALVGPSGSGKSTFLNLLGLLDVPTAGELWVQGAATSGLDDTRRTALRGSALGFVFQFHHLLPTLRAWENVALPMAAVQGRMKASMRARAEVLLRQVDLADKIDAPAGELSGGQQQRVALARALVQTPSVVLADEPTGNLDTGSAARVFEVMRQHHAEARTAFIIVTHDLALAARCDRVVQLVDGRVSYDGAAGDVFLAHASRQLHAT; this is encoded by the coding sequence ATGGCTGACGCGCACAGCGATGGTGGCGCGCCGGTGCTGCGCTGCGAGGGGCTCGTCAAAGAGTTCCAGCCGGGGGTGCGCGTCCTGCACGGCATCGACCTGTGCATCGACGAGGGCGAGTTCGTGGCCTTGGTGGGCCCCAGCGGCTCGGGCAAGAGCACGTTCCTGAACCTGCTCGGGCTCTTGGACGTGCCCACCGCGGGCGAGCTGTGGGTGCAGGGCGCGGCCACCAGCGGGCTCGACGACACGCGCCGGACGGCGCTGCGCGGCTCGGCGCTCGGCTTCGTCTTCCAGTTCCACCATCTGCTCCCCACGCTGCGCGCCTGGGAGAACGTGGCGCTGCCCATGGCCGCCGTGCAGGGGCGCATGAAGGCCAGCATGCGCGCGCGCGCCGAGGTGCTGCTGCGGCAGGTGGACCTGGCCGACAAGATCGACGCACCCGCCGGCGAGCTGAGCGGAGGGCAGCAGCAGCGCGTGGCCCTGGCGCGCGCGCTCGTCCAGACGCCCAGCGTGGTGCTGGCCGACGAGCCCACGGGCAACCTCGACACGGGCAGCGCAGCGCGCGTCTTCGAGGTCATGCGGCAGCACCACGCCGAGGCGCGGACGGCGTTCATCATCGTCACGCACGACCTGGCCCTCGCGGCGCGCTGCGACCGCGTGGTGCAGCTCGTCGACGGTCGCGTGAGCTACGACGGCGCGGCGGGCGACGTGTTCCTGGCTCACGCCAGTCGACAGCTGCACGCCACGTAG
- a CDS encoding ABC transporter permease: MPFTWFLALRFFRDGRSQTALIVVGVAVGVAVQVFITALIAGLQEDLIDKTLGSLAHVTLEPPEEVARPLLRPDPAEGVFVGRDIQRPSQRLRSIDEWPATAARTRELRGVTVVAPRVSGPALARRGSVTATVLLQGVRPDEYARVVPIAENIVAGEYRVGGQDTVLGDELAAELGVSLGDTVRVTAGDGSEARFIVRGIFDLGGPASDSQWLLVALRSAQALLQIPGGVTHLDVKVDDVFAAEEVATRLRRRTGLAAESWMAKNAQLLSALRSQSMSTTLIRVFVLIAVAMGIASVLVVSVVQKQGQIGILRAIGTSRSAVLRIFLLQGALLGLLGALFGSGLGVLLLAAFQDAMSRVPSGPTFRIRYELWVFGGASALAILTGVLAAAMPALRAARLDPAVAIRHG, from the coding sequence GTGCCGTTCACGTGGTTCTTGGCGCTGCGGTTCTTTCGCGACGGGCGCTCGCAGACGGCGCTCATCGTGGTGGGCGTGGCGGTCGGCGTGGCCGTGCAGGTCTTCATCACCGCGCTCATCGCGGGGCTGCAGGAGGATCTGATCGACAAGACCCTGGGCAGCTTGGCGCACGTGACGCTCGAGCCCCCCGAGGAGGTGGCCCGTCCCCTGCTGCGTCCCGACCCCGCCGAGGGCGTGTTCGTGGGGCGCGACATCCAGCGGCCCAGCCAGCGCCTGCGTTCCATCGACGAGTGGCCTGCGACGGCCGCGCGCACGCGTGAGCTGCGCGGGGTGACGGTGGTCGCGCCGCGGGTGTCGGGGCCTGCGCTGGCGCGTCGGGGGAGCGTGACCGCCACCGTGTTGCTGCAGGGCGTGCGCCCGGACGAGTACGCGCGCGTCGTGCCCATCGCCGAGAACATCGTGGCGGGCGAGTACCGCGTCGGCGGTCAGGACACCGTGCTCGGGGACGAGCTCGCCGCAGAGCTCGGCGTCAGTCTCGGGGACACCGTGCGCGTCACCGCAGGTGACGGGAGCGAGGCGCGCTTCATCGTGCGCGGCATCTTCGACCTGGGCGGCCCCGCGTCGGACTCGCAGTGGTTGCTGGTGGCGCTGCGCAGCGCCCAGGCGCTCTTGCAGATCCCCGGGGGCGTCACACACCTGGACGTGAAGGTGGACGACGTCTTCGCGGCCGAAGAGGTGGCGACCCGACTGCGCCGCCGCACGGGGCTCGCGGCCGAGAGCTGGATGGCCAAGAACGCGCAGCTGCTGTCGGCGCTTCGCTCGCAGTCCATGAGCACGACGCTCATCCGGGTGTTCGTGCTGATCGCGGTGGCGATGGGCATCGCGTCGGTGCTGGTCGTGTCGGTGGTGCAGAAGCAGGGGCAGATCGGCATCCTGCGCGCCATCGGCACGTCCCGCTCCGCCGTGTTGCGCATCTTCCTCTTGCAGGGGGCGCTCCTGGGCCTGCTGGGCGCGCTGTTCGGCTCGGGGCTCGGGGTGCTGCTCTTGGCCGCGTTCCAGGACGCGATGAGCCGGGTCCCTTCGGGGCCCACCTTCCGCATCCGCTACGAGCTGTGGGTGTTCGGTGGCGCGAGCGCGCTCGCCATCCTGACGGGCGTGCTGGCCGCGGCCATGCCTGCGCTGCGTGCGGCGCGCCTCGATCCCGCGGTGGCCATCCGCCATGGCTGA